The Sulfuricurvum sp. DNA window TGATCCACAAAAGATGTGTTATAAGGGTAATACCATGTGCAACTAATATCCAAAAAGGGTCTTGTTTGACCGGTGATTGTCCGATTTTATAAATCCAATAAAGCGCAAAAATTGCCATAGAATGGGCGAATAACACGGCAACCATCGCAAATAGCGTTAACCACTCCGAAAACAGCGAACCTGCAAAAAAGAGTACAGCGCCTATTTGATAAAGCCAGACGATACGAATATAAGCCTCTTTCGGAATTGCCATCGTAGAACAAAAGCGAGGGAAGGTCGTAAATAGAAAACCGTGAAAAAATTGGGCGAAGACCAGGAATGCAAGGGAATAAAGATGGAACTGGTTTTCACTTATACTGAGAGTAATGATTCCTTTATGAGATAGTACAAAAAGTACCATTGATACAATGGCCCATAAAAGACCGAAAACAAAAAATGGCTGATGCGGCTGGGAGAGAAAATAGTTTTGTTTTTGAGGCAATGGAGCCGTCGAAAAAGTAGACATTGTAAATTCCTTATAAAGTATACGGGAGTATATCGAGTTAGGAAATATGAGGTATTGACGAAGGTCAAGAAATGATCCCCTCTATTGAGGAGGGGAAAAATATTTAAGAAACTTTTTTGTCTTCACAAAAATGGATTCGATCTTTATGCTCTTGTTTTTTGCCGATGTTGAAACTTTCAACCGGACGATGGTAGCCCATTACTCGAGTATAAACAACGCATTTTGTACGTTTAGACGAATGTGTATTTAAGATGGCATCTGTTTTCATAGTATCTCCTTATTTGATTAATTATGCACCCGGAAGATCCATTCTATGCTCAATGGAATAGGTAAAAGTTGGTGTTGTTAACCCGGTAATCTGGGTAACGTATTCTCCGGTTTTAGCGTTGAACACCAATATTCTGCCGCA harbors:
- the nrdD gene encoding anaerobic ribonucleoside-triphosphate reductase, which translates into the protein MKTDAILNTHSSKRTKCVVYTRVMGYHRPVESFNIGKKQEHKDRIHFCEDKKVS